One window from the genome of Cricetulus griseus strain 17A/GY chromosome 2, alternate assembly CriGri-PICRH-1.0, whole genome shotgun sequence encodes:
- the LOC113833663 gene encoding LOW QUALITY PROTEIN: SKI family transcriptional corepressor 2-like (The sequence of the model RefSeq protein was modified relative to this genomic sequence to represent the inferred CDS: inserted 3 bases in 3 codons): protein MASSPLPGPNDILLASPSSAFQADALSQPRPGHANLKPNQVGQVILYGIPIVSLVIDGQERLCLAQISNTLLKNFSYNEIHNRRVALGITCVQCTPVQLEILRRAGAMPISSRRCGMITKREAERLCKSFLGENRPPKLPDNFAFDVSHECAWGCRGSFIPARYNSSRAKCIKCSYCNMYFSPNKFIFHSHRTPDAKYTQPDAANFNSWRRHLKLTDKSPQDELVFAWEDVKAMFNGGSRKRALPQPSAHPACHPLSSVKAAAVAAAAAVAGGGGLLGPHLLGAPXPPPPPPPLAELAGAPHAHHKRPRFDDDDDSLQEAAVVAAASLSAAAASLSVAAATGGAGPGAGGAGGGCVTGVGVGASAGAGAAAGTKGPRSYPVIPVPSKGSFGGVLQKFPGCGGLFPHPYTFPAAAAAFGLCHKKEDAGAAAEALGGAGAGSTGAAPKAGLSGLFWPAGRKDAFYPPFCMFWPPRTPGGLPVPTYLQPPPQPPSALGCALGDSPALLRQAFLDLAEPGSAGGSAEAAPPPGQPPPVVANGPGSGPPAAGGAGARDALFESPPGGSGGDCSAGSTPPAEPGVTSGTGAASSGAGPVGTRVPAPHHPHLLEGRKAGGGSYHHSSAFRPVGGKDDVESLAKLHGASAGAPHSAPAHHHHHHHHPHHHHHHPPQPPXPLLLLPPQPEEPGSERHHPAPPXPPPPPPLAPQPHHRGLLSPEGTSCSYPSEDSSEDEEDEEEEQEVDVEGHKPLEGEEEEDGRDLEDEEEEDEETGVLLGDSLVGGGRFLQGRGLSEKGNGRDRTTPATGPFPLALNSSRLLQEDGKLGDPGGSDLPAPPPPPLAPQKASGGGGSRPGSPVHHPSLEEEPTYKDNQKPKENNQVIISTKDDNFSDKNKEHSFFITDADSSGDFWRERSGEHTQETNSPHSLKKDVENMGKEELQKVLFEQIDLRRRLEQEFQVLKGNASFPVFNNFQDQMKRELAYREEMVQQLQIIPYAASLIRKEKLGAHLSKS from the exons ATGGCTTCCAGCCCACTGCCAGGGCCCAACGACATCCTGCTTGCATCGCCTTCGAGCGCCTTCCAGGCCGACGCTCTGAGCCAGCCGCGGCCGGGCCACGCCAACCTCAAACCCAACCAAGTGGGCCAGGTGATCCTCTATGGCATTCCCATCGTGTCCTTGGTGATCGACGGGCAGGAACGCCTGTGCCTGGCGCAGATCTCCAACACACTTCTCAAGAACTTCAGCTACAACGAGATCCACAACCGCCGCGTGGCGCTGGGCATCACGTGCGTGCAGTGTACACCTGTCCAACTGGAGATCCTGCGGCGCGCTGGGGCCATGCCCATCTCTTCGCGGCGCTGTGGCATGATCACAAAGCGTGAGGCCGAGCGCCTTTGTAAGTCATTCCTAGGTGAAAACCGGCCACCCAAGCTGCCGGACAACTTCGCCTTCGATGTGTCGCACGAGTGCGCTTGGGGCTGCCGCGGCAGCTTCATCCCAGCGCGCTATAACAGCTCTCGAGCCAAGTGCATCAAATGCAGCTACTGCAACATGTACTTCTCCCCCAACAAGTTTATTTTCCACTCCCACCGCACCCCGGACGCCAAGTACACGCAGCCAGACGCAGCCAACTTCAATTCCTGGCGCCGCCATCTCAAGCTCACAGACAAGAGCCCTCAAGACGAGCTAGTCTTCGCCTGGGAGGATGTCAAGGCCATGTTCAACGGCGGCAGCCGCAAGCGCGCGCTGCCTCAGCCCAGCGCGCACCCGGCCTGTCACCCGCTCAGTTCCGTCAAGGCAGCTGCGGTGGCGGCTGCAGCCGCAGTGGCCGGGGGCGGGGGCCTGCTGGGCCCGCACCTACTGGGCGCGC ccccgccgccgccaccaccacccttggCTGAGCTGGCGGGCGCACCGCACGCCCATCACAAGCGGCCGCGCTTCGACGACGACGACGATTCCCTACAGGAAGCAGCTGTGGTGGCTGCAGCCAGCCTTTCAGCAGCCGCCGCCAGCCTCTCGGTGGCTGCGGCCACAGGAGGCGCCGGGCCGGGCGCAGGTGGTGCCGGGGGTGGATGCGTGACCGGCGTGGGCGTGGGCGCCAGTGCGGGGGCTGGTGCGGCAGCTGGCACCAAAGGCCCACGCAGCTACCCAGTCATCCCAGTACCCAGCAAAGGTTCCTTCGGGGGCGTGCTGCAGAAGTTCCCGGGCTGCGGGGGCCTCTTCCCTCATCCTTACACCTTCCCAGCCGCGGCCGCAGCCTTTGGCTTGTGCCACAAGAAGGAGGACGCGGGCGCAGCGGCCGAGGCCCTGGGGGGAGCGGGCGCCGGGAGCACAGGTGCGGCGCCCAAGGCCGGTCTGTCGGGTCTCTTCTGGCCCGCGGGCCGTAAGGACGCCTTCTACCCGCCCTTCTGCATGTTCTGGCCACCGCGGACCCCCGGCGGGCTGCCTGTACCCACCTACCTACAGCCCCCACCGCAGCCACCGTCTGCGCTTGGCTGCGCGCTGGGTGACAGCCCGGCCCTGCTGCGTCAGGCCTTCCTGGACCTGGCCGAGCCGGGCAGCGCTGGTGGCAGCGCCGAGGCAGCGCCCCCTCCGGGACAGCCTCCCCCCGTGGTGGCCAATGGCCCTGGCTCTGGTCCGCCCGCTGCTGGGGGCGCGGGAGCACGCGACGCGCTCTTCGAGTCGCCCCCGGGCGGCAGCGGCGGGGACTGCAGCGCCGGGTCCACGCCACCCGCAGAGCCGGGAGTAACGTCCGGGACCGGGGCTGCGTCCTCCGGAGCGGGCCCTGTGGGCACCCGTGTGCCCGCCCCCCATCACCCGCACCTCTTGGAAGGGCGCAAGGCGGGCGGCGGCAGCTACCACCATTCCAGCGCTTTCCGGCCGGTGGGCGGCAAGGACGACGTGGAGAGTTTGGCCAAGCTGCACGGGGCGTCGGCGGGCGCGCCCCACTCTGCCCCAgcgcaccatcaccaccaccaccaccacccgcaccaccaccaccaccaccctccgcAGCCGC cgccactgctgctgctgccgccacaACCCGAGGAGCCCGGGTCGGAGCGCCACCACCCAGCCCCGC CCCCGCCGCCGCCGCCCCCGCTGGCCCCGCAGCCCCACCACCGAGGCCTCCTGTCCCCCGAGGGCACCAGCTGCAGCTACCCTAGCGAGGACAGCTCGGAAgacgaggaggacgaggaggaagagcaagaggtgGATGTGGAGGGTCACAAGCCACTCgaaggtgaggaagaggaggacggTCGAGACCTCGAAGAcgaagaggaagaagatgaggagacGGGGGTCCTTCTTGGAGACTCCCTGGTTGGCGGTGGCAGGTTCCTCCAAGGCCGTGGGCTGTCAGAGAAGGGAAATGGCCGGGACCGCACGACGCCCGCCACGGGCCCTTTCCCTCTCGCGCTGAACTCCTCCAGGCTGCTACAGGAGGATGGGAAGCTGGGGGACCCCGGAGGCTCCGACCTGCCGgcgcccccgcccccacccctggCTCCCCAAAAAGCAAGCGGCGGTGGAGGCAGCAGGCCAGGCAGCCCTGTCCACCATCCATCACTGGAGGAGGAGCCCACATACAAAGAT AATCAGAAACCTAAGGAAAACAACCAAGTTATTATATCTACGAAGGATGACAACTTCTCAG ATAAGAACAAGGAACACAGCTTTTTCATCACAGACGCTGATTCTTCTGGAGACTTCTGGAGAGAAAGATCAG gtgaacacacacaagaaaccaATTCACCTCATTCACTCAAAAAGGATGTAGAAAATATGGGGAAAG AGGAACTTCAGAAGGTTTTATTTGAGCAAATAGATTTACGGAGGCGACTGGAGCAAGAATTCCAAGTGTTAAAAGGAAATGCATCCTTCCCGGTGTTCA